A single region of the Acidobacteriota bacterium genome encodes:
- a CDS encoding pitrilysin family protein, with amino-acid sequence MKAVLRTVRFTSATALERSLAIGIALSLFLALTPSFSIAQKAKPTTQSGIVAHPDQLKYPTLVYTPPQRAKYRQVLANGVVTYMVEDHTLPLINVTVIVRTGDYLEPEGKDGLASLTGSQIRSGGTTTKKAEDFDEEADFLAAILSSGIGNTQGSANFNCLSKDIDKALALFFDMLKNPGFQEDRLKLAKTQILQAMERRNDDTEGIESREWERLMYGDNHFSTRLSTKASIESITRDDLLAFHKKYYNPANFIFAVSGDFNTAEMKAKLENAMRGWDAGREPVAQVPKPTHTPVPGLYVVNKPDVNQGRVTLGHLSTTRDNPDYYALAIMNDILGGGGFTSRIMGRVRSDEGLAYSAGSDFGFGTYYPTSFTASFQSKSSTTAQAIEIVLQEINRIRTEKIKPEELNTSINQFVETFSLNFSSAAQIAGTFAQDEYTGRAADFWEKYRERIKAVTADDILRVAQKYLQPDKLVILVVGNIDDIAKGDPDKPQYQLMKFAKEGKVTRIPLPDPLTMKYPQS; translated from the coding sequence GTGAAAGCAGTTCTGCGAACCGTCAGGTTCACGTCAGCAACTGCACTTGAAAGATCGTTAGCGATTGGCATTGCATTGAGCCTCTTTCTCGCTTTGACGCCGAGTTTTTCAATTGCTCAAAAAGCCAAACCGACAACTCAAAGCGGCATCGTCGCGCATCCAGACCAATTGAAATACCCGACCCTGGTTTACACGCCGCCGCAACGCGCCAAGTATCGTCAGGTGTTGGCAAACGGCGTCGTGACCTATATGGTCGAAGACCACACCTTGCCGCTCATCAACGTTACGGTCATTGTTCGCACAGGTGATTATCTGGAACCCGAAGGCAAAGACGGACTCGCAAGCCTCACCGGCAGCCAGATTCGTTCGGGCGGAACCACCACTAAAAAAGCCGAAGATTTTGATGAAGAAGCGGATTTTCTGGCGGCGATACTCAGCAGCGGCATCGGCAATACACAGGGCAGCGCAAATTTCAATTGCTTATCGAAAGATATTGATAAAGCCCTCGCCCTGTTTTTCGATATGCTGAAAAATCCGGGCTTTCAGGAAGACCGGTTGAAACTCGCCAAGACGCAAATTCTGCAAGCCATGGAACGCCGCAACGACGACACCGAGGGCATCGAATCCCGCGAATGGGAACGCTTGATGTATGGCGATAATCATTTTTCGACGCGACTTTCAACCAAAGCTTCGATTGAAAGCATCACGCGCGATGATTTGCTCGCCTTTCATAAAAAATATTACAACCCGGCGAATTTCATCTTTGCGGTGTCGGGCGATTTCAATACCGCCGAGATGAAAGCCAAACTCGAAAACGCCATGCGCGGTTGGGACGCCGGTCGTGAACCGGTGGCGCAGGTTCCCAAACCGACGCACACACCGGTGCCGGGTCTTTATGTGGTCAATAAACCGGATGTCAATCAAGGTCGCGTCACCCTCGGACACCTCAGCACGACGCGGGACAATCCCGATTATTACGCGCTGGCGATTATGAACGACATCCTCGGAGGTGGCGGTTTTACATCGCGCATTATGGGTCGCGTGCGTTCGGATGAAGGCTTGGCTTATAGCGCCGGTTCCGATTTCGGATTTGGCACTTATTATCCAACGTCGTTTACCGCGTCATTTCAATCGAAGAGTTCGACTACGGCGCAAGCGATTGAAATTGTTTTGCAGGAAATCAATCGCATCCGCACAGAAAAAATCAAACCCGAAGAGTTGAATACTTCAATCAATCAATTCGTCGAAACCTTTTCGTTGAATTTTTCGAGCGCCGCGCAGATTGCCGGGACCTTCGCGCAGGACGAATACACCGGTCGCGCCGCCGATTTCTGGGAAAAATATCGCGAGCGCATCAAAGCGGTCACCGCTGATGACATTTTGCGGGTCGCGCAAAAATACCTGCAACCGGACAAACTGGTGATTCTGGTGGTTGGCAATATCGATGACATCGCCAAAGGCGACCCTGACAAACCGCAATATCAACTCATGAAATTCGCGAAAGAGGGCAAGGTCACTCGCATTCCTTTACCCGACCCGCTCACTATGAAATACCCGCAGAGTTAG